In Desulfomonile tiedjei DSM 6799, a genomic segment contains:
- a CDS encoding alpha/beta fold hydrolase produces MPFAEIRGRQIYYEIHGQGPTVVLLHHGFSSLNMWKGVYPALVEAGYRVVLYDRRGYGRSERGPDFEDFYLSGTFCQENCQDLKQLSHELNLGRFHMVGQCEGGVIAVHYAADFPDQVVSITTSSTLCYSHVTMAEFNAAKFPKAFHELDAQVRDKLLLWIGEEHAESLYEMARTKGGAYGSDKFDIRPLLPLVQCPALVLYPDRSALFEVEQAVTFYRSLKNGELAVLPKCGHNTYDQQPELYIRHVLDFLNRVTYENANLMDFSMTCLAPSPPQR; encoded by the coding sequence ATGCCCTTTGCGGAAATCCGAGGCAGACAGATCTATTACGAGATTCATGGGCAAGGTCCGACGGTGGTTCTTCTTCATCACGGTTTTAGCAGTCTGAACATGTGGAAGGGCGTATATCCCGCTCTTGTGGAGGCTGGTTATCGGGTTGTCCTGTATGATAGAAGAGGCTACGGGAGATCGGAACGGGGGCCTGATTTTGAAGACTTCTACTTGAGCGGTACCTTTTGTCAGGAAAATTGCCAAGATCTGAAGCAACTCAGCCATGAGCTCAATCTTGGTAGATTCCACATGGTCGGCCAGTGCGAGGGAGGAGTTATTGCAGTTCACTATGCAGCCGATTTTCCCGATCAGGTAGTCTCCATTACCACATCGAGCACTCTCTGTTACAGCCATGTAACTATGGCTGAATTCAATGCCGCCAAATTTCCCAAGGCGTTTCACGAATTGGACGCGCAGGTCCGTGACAAACTCCTGTTATGGATTGGAGAAGAGCACGCGGAATCTCTGTACGAAATGGCTCGAACAAAAGGAGGAGCGTACGGATCGGACAAATTCGATATTCGCCCGTTATTGCCTCTCGTTCAGTGTCCGGCGCTGGTTTTGTATCCGGACCGAAGCGCCCTTTTCGAGGTAGAGCAGGCCGTGACGTTTTACCGCTCGCTCAAGAACGGTGAATTGGCGGTTCTCCCCAAGTGTGGTCACAATACCTATGACCAGCAACCGGAATTATACATTCGACATGTGTTGGACTTCCTCAACCGGGTCACCTATGAAAATGCCAACCTGATGGACTTTTCCATGACGTGCCTGGCTCCGTCTCCGCCGCAGCGATAA
- a CDS encoding sigma 54-interacting transcriptional regulator has protein sequence MRENFEPSFEPGHPELTSVPVGCDELLEAVGEENLKAITQDFLELVNSASSIHTSTGQPVIGIFASGWCRLLSRASRDLCGSISQEEAVKSGNWLCHESCWAASKRAIESGLEAEAECHGGIRLYAAPIRAGNDIVGAINFGFGDPPADMNSIRRIARKFKISSKELEQQLSSYPSRPEYIIEMAKKRLSTAAKLLGAIVDWKRREERIQKKHLILDQKLEYQTAELNSARARVKLITEKAPALMDSVNRNGYIMDVTDYWLEVMGYARDEVVGRHITEFMTEESRTKALGEDLPVFLETGSLRNTEYQFRKKNGELLDVIFSAAAERDFRGKIVQSIAVLTDISDLKRTEEALRRKNALLEAIHDAQMQFISDAKPKVLFGNLLEKLLALTGSEFGSIGEILPEPEEGSILRVHAMSDISWNKKTRELYQKHISEQTVEFRTVSNLFGKVIETEAPVLSNDPASDPRRGGIPKGHPEIKCFLGLPFHFEGKLVGAAALANRQDGYQIELVEYLQPFISACANIIQAYRTHREHRKTEESLRKSAERYDQIFTKNKSVKLLMNSDGIIVDANPSAAEFYGYSQEELIGMHIAKINNSPPEKIADAIRKVNAEEKMSFVFQHRLRSGEVRDVEISSTPIEIGDRKLIYSIVTDVTERKKAEAKLKESEQRFQTIFSAATDFIYTKDVYGRFMDVNPAIESFTGLKASQIRGKRTEDIFGEELARSGRESESRVLQGESVEKELTFSVKGFSVTLTCSMMPLKDADGNVKGILGIARDITGRRRSQTLITIPETYVSQAMRLTLNKAEMAAKRDATILLLGESGTGKDYLARYIHNRSGRAGGSYFAVNCAAIAPELAESELFGHEKGAFTGAIVRKRGLLELAEGGTLLLNEIGELSLPLQAKLLAFLDTRKFTRVGGEKEVTVNARLIAATNKDLENEIRERRFRQDLFFRLSVLTIRVPPLRERKDDIPCLVKELLSNLVSELQLPHMPVIEPKVIHALKRYDWPGNVRELRNVLERSLILSHGQELKLRGLGFGEEPEESMRATFTASFPSEQSINEVTQELKRFFVAEALKRSGGNRQGAARMLGISRYSLKHYMKSLGFRDEETD, from the coding sequence ATGCGAGAAAATTTTGAACCCAGCTTTGAACCAGGACATCCGGAACTTACTTCGGTTCCGGTTGGGTGTGACGAACTGTTGGAAGCAGTCGGAGAAGAAAATCTTAAAGCAATAACTCAAGATTTTCTCGAACTTGTCAATTCGGCCTCTTCTATTCATACCAGCACAGGACAGCCAGTCATCGGAATTTTTGCTTCTGGTTGGTGCAGACTTCTCAGTCGAGCATCGCGGGATTTGTGCGGAAGTATCAGCCAGGAGGAAGCAGTAAAAAGTGGAAATTGGCTGTGTCACGAGTCCTGCTGGGCAGCGTCGAAAAGAGCTATTGAATCGGGACTTGAGGCTGAAGCCGAATGCCACGGAGGTATTCGTCTCTATGCAGCGCCTATACGAGCTGGCAATGATATTGTAGGCGCAATCAACTTCGGTTTTGGCGATCCTCCCGCTGATATGAACTCTATCCGTCGGATTGCGCGAAAATTCAAGATATCGTCGAAAGAACTGGAACAGCAGTTAAGTTCCTATCCGTCTCGCCCTGAATACATTATCGAGATGGCCAAGAAGCGATTGTCCACCGCCGCAAAACTCCTTGGAGCCATCGTCGATTGGAAGCGACGCGAAGAGCGTATTCAGAAGAAACACCTCATTCTCGATCAGAAGCTCGAATATCAGACAGCCGAACTGAATTCAGCACGGGCACGTGTCAAGCTCATTACTGAAAAAGCGCCGGCACTCATGGATTCTGTGAATCGTAACGGATATATCATGGATGTCACTGATTATTGGCTTGAGGTCATGGGATATGCACGTGATGAGGTGGTGGGGCGCCATATCACGGAATTTATGACGGAAGAGTCGAGGACCAAAGCTCTCGGTGAGGATTTGCCGGTCTTTCTGGAAACAGGATCCCTGAGAAACACCGAATACCAGTTTAGAAAGAAAAATGGGGAATTGCTTGATGTCATCTTTTCAGCGGCTGCGGAACGAGATTTTCGAGGCAAGATCGTTCAAAGCATAGCTGTTCTCACCGACATATCGGATCTGAAGCGGACAGAAGAGGCTCTCCGGCGGAAAAATGCGCTGCTCGAAGCAATACATGATGCTCAGATGCAGTTCATCTCGGACGCAAAGCCCAAGGTGCTTTTCGGAAATCTCCTGGAAAAACTCCTCGCTCTTACGGGCAGTGAATTCGGCTCCATTGGTGAAATACTGCCCGAGCCTGAAGAAGGATCCATCCTCAGGGTCCATGCCATGAGTGACATTAGCTGGAACAAGAAGACCCGCGAATTGTATCAAAAGCATATTTCGGAGCAGACCGTGGAATTTCGCACGGTAAGCAATCTTTTCGGCAAAGTAATCGAGACTGAAGCACCTGTGTTGTCGAACGATCCTGCATCAGACCCGAGAAGAGGAGGAATCCCCAAGGGCCATCCTGAAATAAAGTGTTTTCTGGGATTACCTTTCCACTTCGAGGGAAAACTTGTGGGTGCAGCAGCTCTGGCAAATCGACAAGACGGTTATCAGATTGAGCTTGTAGAATATCTGCAGCCGTTTATTTCGGCCTGCGCAAATATCATACAGGCGTACCGGACGCACCGAGAGCATCGTAAGACTGAAGAATCCCTGCGAAAAAGCGCTGAACGTTACGATCAGATATTTACAAAAAACAAATCCGTCAAGCTGCTCATGAATTCCGACGGCATCATCGTGGATGCGAATCCTTCGGCAGCAGAATTCTACGGATACTCGCAAGAAGAGTTGATCGGTATGCACATAGCGAAGATTAACAATTCACCCCCTGAAAAGATCGCCGATGCTATTCGTAAGGTCAATGCAGAAGAAAAGATGAGTTTCGTGTTTCAGCACAGACTGCGTTCCGGAGAAGTCCGGGACGTGGAGATCAGTTCCACTCCTATTGAGATTGGCGACCGTAAACTGATCTATTCCATTGTGACTGATGTTACTGAAAGAAAGAAAGCCGAAGCAAAATTGAAGGAGAGTGAACAGCGCTTTCAGACCATTTTCAGTGCAGCAACCGACTTCATTTACACCAAAGATGTGTATGGTCGATTTATGGACGTGAATCCTGCAATCGAGAGTTTTACCGGACTCAAGGCTTCGCAAATCCGCGGCAAAAGAACTGAGGACATTTTTGGGGAAGAACTCGCACGCTCGGGACGGGAATCTGAATCTCGTGTGCTGCAGGGCGAATCTGTCGAAAAAGAGCTTACTTTCAGTGTCAAAGGATTTAGCGTGACGCTGACGTGTTCCATGATGCCTCTCAAGGACGCTGACGGGAATGTCAAAGGAATTTTGGGTATAGCCCGGGATATAACCGGTCGACGAAGATCTCAAACCCTTATTACTATTCCCGAAACTTATGTATCCCAGGCTATGAGACTGACGTTGAATAAAGCAGAAATGGCTGCAAAACGAGATGCCACCATTTTGCTTCTGGGAGAAAGCGGAACCGGAAAGGATTACCTGGCTCGCTATATCCACAATCGCTCCGGACGTGCAGGGGGTTCTTACTTTGCGGTAAACTGCGCTGCCATTGCCCCGGAGCTTGCTGAATCCGAACTTTTCGGCCATGAAAAGGGAGCATTCACCGGTGCGATCGTTCGGAAACGAGGACTCCTGGAGCTTGCCGAAGGGGGTACGCTGCTGCTCAACGAAATTGGAGAACTCTCCCTGCCTTTGCAGGCCAAACTGCTTGCCTTCCTGGATACGAGAAAGTTCACCAGGGTCGGCGGCGAAAAAGAGGTTACCGTGAATGCCCGCCTCATTGCCGCAACCAACAAGGACTTGGAGAACGAAATTCGGGAACGTAGATTCAGACAGGACCTGTTCTTTCGTCTGAGCGTATTGACCATAAGGGTGCCTCCGCTTCGTGAAAGGAAAGACGATATTCCGTGTCTGGTCAAGGAGCTGCTTTCCAACCTTGTGAGCGAACTACAACTGCCTCACATGCCGGTAATCGAGCCCAAGGTCATCCATGCGTTAAAGCGCTATGACTGGCCCGGAAATGTGAGAGAACTTCGTAATGTGCTCGAGCGATCTCTTATTCTTTCCCACGGACAGGAACTCAAGCTCCGCGGCCTTGGTTTCGGGGAAGAACCGGAAGAAAGTATGAGGGCAACGTTCACAGCGTCATTCCCCAGCGAGCAGTCCATAAATGAAGTCACTCAGGAGTTGAAACGTTTCTTTGTCGCCGAGGCTCTCAAACGCTCGGGAGGCAACAGGCAGGGAGCAGCCAGGATGCTGGGGATTTCCCGATATTCACTGAAGCACTACATGAAGTCACTGGGATTCCGTGACGAAGAAACTGATTAA